TTTGTACTACGAAGGGGAAGCGACAGTCTTACTTACCGATCATCACTTCGGTGGCCTTGATAGCGACAGTCACTGAGTCATTCACCTTCAAGCCCATGTGTTTCACTGAGCCTTCGGTAATGGCTGCGACAAATTCGAGCTGGCCGACCTTG
This window of the Nitrospira sp. genome carries:
- a CDS encoding TOBE domain-containing protein; this translates as MKLSARNQFQGTVTKVTEGQAMAEVLVKVGQLEFVAAITEGSVKHMGLKVNDSVTVAIKATEVMIGK